A genome region from candidate division TA06 bacterium includes the following:
- the waaF gene encoding lipopolysaccharide heptosyltransferase II, with translation MPNWIGDAVVSAAFVEVCAEAHPGSSLTVMAHPRVATLFEHDPNVQSIIKLSPERSLWQTAKKLTKEKFDIAYILPISFSSALIVFLSGIPKRVGYSAEARGFLLTERLKYNQNDFRSRHIILDFMKLLGREDVGAGPKIYIQVEELKQAEQFLASNNFPAGKIIGFGPGATFGPAKRWPQVNWVELGRKITDNGFRILVFGSSDESALCQEIANGIGAKALNLAGTATLRQSAALLSLCPNFITNDTGVMHLAAAVGTKVTAIFGSTNPVWTRPWGEKHRVIYMNESCSPCYQRECRYRHYDCLKKIRVSDVHEIL, from the coding sequence GTGCCCAATTGGATAGGGGACGCAGTGGTCTCCGCCGCTTTCGTTGAAGTCTGCGCCGAGGCGCACCCCGGCTCAAGTCTCACAGTAATGGCTCATCCCAGAGTGGCGACGCTGTTCGAGCATGATCCCAATGTCCAAAGCATAATTAAATTATCACCTGAAAGATCTCTCTGGCAGACCGCTAAAAAACTGACAAAAGAAAAGTTCGACATCGCTTATATCCTGCCGATCTCGTTTTCCTCGGCCCTGATAGTCTTTTTATCCGGCATCCCCAAACGCGTGGGCTATAGCGCCGAGGCCCGGGGCTTTCTGCTGACCGAAAGACTTAAATACAATCAAAACGATTTCCGCAGCCGGCACATCATACTGGATTTTATGAAACTGCTGGGCAGGGAGGATGTCGGCGCAGGGCCGAAGATCTATATCCAGGTTGAAGAACTAAAGCAGGCCGAGCAATTCCTGGCGTCCAACAATTTCCCGGCTGGGAAAATCATAGGCTTCGGTCCGGGCGCCACCTTCGGCCCGGCCAAGCGCTGGCCCCAGGTTAACTGGGTAGAGCTGGGGAGGAAGATAACGGATAACGGATTTCGGATTTTAGTATTTGGTTCGTCAGATGAATCGGCGCTTTGCCAGGAGATCGCCAATGGTATCGGCGCAAAAGCGCTGAACCTGGCCGGAACCGCTACCTTGCGGCAGAGCGCGGCCCTGCTTTCGCTGTGTCCCAATTTCATTACCAACGACACCGGGGTGATGCACCTGGCAGCGGCCGTGGGAACAAAGGTTACGGCCATCTTCGGCTCCACCAATCCTGTTTGGACCAGGCCCTGGGGAGAAAAGCATCGGGTCATTTACATGAATGAATCATGTAGTCCCTGTTACCAGAGGGAGTGTCGTTACAGGCATTATGATTGTTTGAAAAAGATCAGAGTTTCAGATGTGCACGAGATTTTGTAA
- a CDS encoding electron transfer flavoprotein subunit alpha yields MSDIEIIQDKCVGCGACLPSCPYGAISLKDNLAVIDDKCTLCGACVSSCGFDAILLRQDKVEKDDISGYRGVWIFAEQKAGAVQSVAYELLGEGRKLADTLGAELSAVILGKDIDQACRELVARGADQVYAVSHSLLENFCDEPYAAILADLINQHKPEIVLCGASTIGRALIPRVAIKVHTGLTADCTALTIDEEKRIMLQTRPAFGGNIMATIICPNHRPQMATVRHKVMKEAVSGSTRKGKIVKVSYDQKMPASRTSVVKVVEEITSMVKLTEADIIVSGGRGMKAPENFKLIEALAKSLGGAVGASRAAVDAGWIPYSHQVGQTGKTVAPKLYIACGISGAIQHLVGMQSADCIIAVNKDPDAPIFKVSNFGIVGDVFEVLPALTKKLQET; encoded by the coding sequence ATGAGCGATATAGAGATCATCCAAGACAAATGCGTGGGCTGCGGAGCCTGTCTGCCTTCCTGCCCCTACGGGGCCATCAGTTTAAAGGACAACCTGGCGGTGATCGACGACAAGTGCACCCTGTGCGGGGCCTGCGTCTCCTCCTGCGGGTTCGACGCCATCCTGCTGCGCCAGGACAAGGTGGAGAAGGACGACATCAGCGGATACCGGGGCGTCTGGATCTTTGCCGAGCAGAAGGCCGGGGCGGTCCAGAGCGTCGCCTACGAACTGCTGGGCGAGGGGCGCAAGCTGGCCGACACATTAGGGGCCGAGCTCTCGGCCGTCATCCTGGGCAAGGACATCGACCAGGCCTGTCGGGAGCTGGTGGCCAGGGGGGCCGACCAGGTCTACGCTGTGTCACATTCCTTGTTGGAAAACTTCTGCGATGAGCCCTATGCCGCAATCCTGGCTGACCTGATAAACCAGCATAAGCCGGAGATCGTGCTCTGCGGGGCCTCCACCATCGGCCGGGCCCTGATCCCCCGGGTGGCCATCAAGGTCCACACCGGGCTGACCGCCGACTGCACCGCTTTGACCATCGACGAGGAAAAGAGGATCATGCTCCAGACCCGGCCGGCCTTTGGCGGCAACATCATGGCCACCATCATCTGCCCCAATCACCGGCCCCAGATGGCCACCGTCCGCCATAAGGTGATGAAGGAGGCCGTCTCCGGCAGCACCCGGAAGGGGAAGATAGTCAAAGTTTCATACGACCAGAAGATGCCGGCCTCGCGCACTTCGGTGGTCAAAGTAGTGGAGGAGATCACCAGCATGGTCAAGCTGACCGAGGCCGACATCATCGTCTCCGGGGGCCGGGGGATGAAGGCCCCGGAGAATTTTAAGCTGATCGAGGCCCTGGCCAAATCTTTGGGCGGGGCGGTGGGCGCCTCCCGGGCGGCGGTGGACGCCGGGTGGATACCATATTCCCATCAGGTGGGCCAGACCGGGAAGACCGTAGCTCCCAAGCTCTATATCGCCTGCGGCATCAGCGGGGCCATCCAGCATCTGGTGGGCATGCAGTCGGCCGACTGCATCATCGCGGTCAACAAAGATCCCGATGCGCCCATCTTCAAGGTGTCCAACTTCGGGATAGTGGGCGACGTGTTCGAGGTGCTTCCGGCCCTGACCAAGAAGCTGCAGGAAACCTAA